A portion of the Mustelus asterias unplaced genomic scaffold, sMusAst1.hap1.1 HAP1_SCAFFOLD_253, whole genome shotgun sequence genome contains these proteins:
- the LOC144485957 gene encoding fucolectin-1-like, with translation MFLPVLAVILMMSGLGNGHVDPDINLALQGRATQSSLQNYLGNAINAVDGNANADCSLGSCSITDTEQEPWWRLDLLASFHIVSVSITNRIDIDTQSLNGAEIHTGDSLENNGKSNPRCAMIMSIGAGETQNFRCNGMSGRYITVLIPGRQGSLALPEVTVYGSDHHH, from the exons ATGTTTCTCCCAGTTCTTGCTGTGATCCTCATGATGTCTGGATTGGGAAATGGACACGTTGATCCGG ACATAAATTTGGCTCTACAAGGGAGAGCCACCCAGTCCAGTTTGCAGAATTATCTTGGGAATGCCATCAACGCGGTGGACGGGAATGCGAATGCGGATTGCAGCCTGGGatcctgctccatcactgacactgaacaGGAGCCCTGGTGGAGACTGGATCTGCTGGCTTCCTTTCACATAGTCAGTGTGTCCATCACCAACAGGATAGACATCGATACACAAAGCCTGAACGGAGCAGAGATTCACACTGGAGACTCGCTGGAAAACAACGGCAAGTCCAACCCGAG GTGTGCAATGATTATGTCGATTGGTGCCGGGGAGACGCAGAATTTCCGTTGTAATGGGATGTCCGGCCGATACATCACCGTGCTGATTCCGGGCCGCCAGGGCTCGCTGGCATTGCCCGAGGTCACTGTGTATGGAAGCGACCACCATCACTAA